AGCATGCCCGTGACATACGTCAAGAGGGCAAACTACCAAGGAGCACCTATGATCGCGCCTGCACCCGTGGGAGGGCAGGATAGTTCTCTGTTGTCTGAGAACGACCGTGCCCTGGCAGACTATCAGGCCCGTCGCACCTACGCCTACGAGATCGGCGAGCGTGCCGCGCTCCAGCGCGTGATCAGCGCCGAGGCGTATCTGTTTCTGTACAAAGAGCTGGTTCGGCTGTGCAAAGACCGCACCTACTGCTGGGCGGGCGTCGCCTGGATGACCGAGCGCCTGGGCGTCAGCGAAGGCACGATCAAGCGCTGGCTGCGCCAGCTCGTAGACGCGGGGCTGATTGAGCGCACGCCCCGGCCTGGCGGCGACACCGCCCTGACGCGGGTCCCGGCCCTCGTCGCGTTTGACACGCACCAGCACGAGCCGCCGCATGGGGCACAGCCGGTATCGTCAGAGGCTACCCCGCCGCGCGTCGCCGCATCGGCTGCCGCGCCGGACGCACCGCTTTTTTTTGTGCCTGCGGAGGGGATCACGAATGAGTCCCGCCCCGACTCAGATTTGATCCGCCCCACCGTTAAAAGGCCAGATCGAATCTCCGGTGTGGTTGGTGGTACCACATCACGAAGTGGACATAACGATCCATTGCGAAATGCAGAACCGTCCCCCGTGGTGCAGCCGCTGGCGACGATCGGCGTGTGTGGCCCAGGAGTCCTCGACGAGCTGAGCGGCTATGCAGGCGATGAGATCGCGGCTATCTGCCGCTACGTCGCGCGGCAGCGGAACAGCTACAACCCGGCAGGGCTGGCGGTCTTCCTGGCGCGCTCCGGCTTCGGACGAGCGCTGCTGCGAACCAGGCAGGGGCCTGCTGCGCAGCCTGTTCCTCATCTCGCGCCGGTCGCGCCGCCTACTGGCGCAGCCGACGCCCCAGGACATGCGCGCGATTCCCGGCTCGTCGCGCTGTGGACCGAGGCGCAGGCGCAGCTCGCGCAGCAGATGACGACGCACGAGTTCGTGACGTGGGTGCAGGAGACGCAGCTGGTCGCGCTCGACGAGACGCGGGCGGTGGTGGGGGTGCCGACAATCTTCGCCCGCGAGCAGGTGCAGGCGGTCTATGCGCAGCAGATGGCCGATGCGCTGGCGGGACTGACCGGGCAGCGGGTGGCCGTGGAGGTAGTCATCGATCGCGGTGGGTAAGCTTCGCGTGACGGAGGGCCGCCCTCCTCAGCGCCTCGTCACCGAGGGCGAGCGCCATTGGCGTATCGACGAGTGCGGGGCAGAGAGGGTTCGCGCGAACGTCCGATTCCCGCGCCAGGCAGGCGAGAGATCGCGAAACGTCGACCGCGCCTGCCGTTGCCGCAGCGTCCACCAGAGCGGCGACGGAAAACAGCCCGATCCACGAGGCGGTACGGTCGTGCCGTGTGGCCGCGCTGTCGCGCAGGTCCAGGCGGTCCCTGTTCCACCCCGCCGATCAGCCAATGACCGTGGCAGCATCCAGCGCAACCCCCTGGCTAAGAATGCGCGCGGAAGGAGCCGCCCGAACCCCTACGGCTCAGGCATCATCCGACGCAACGCTAGCGCCTGGGAGAACGAGCATCGCCCGGTAGCGTGGCCTGCTCGGCGCGGTCGATCGCGGCATCTGGTGGAGCGGCGGCCATTGTCCCTGCCGCATCCGTGTAGCGGTGCTCAAAGTCCAGGATGATCTGCCGCACCCGTGCGATGGCCGCGTGCGACATGGCGGGCGCTACCGGCAGATACACAAGCTGTCGCACCATGCGCTCCGCATGGGGAGTCGTCACCCTGGGTCGTTGCTGTGGCGGGGGAACGACGACTAAACGGGACGCTTTGCGTGTTGCATCAAACCCGTGTGCCTGGAGCAGGTGGACCAACCGATCAGGATCACGGCTTTCGACCGGGATCACCCACTGCGTGTGCTGCCGCGCGCCTGCCCCTGGATGCTTCAGCGGCGGGTGCTGCCTGACCATGCTGCTCAGGACCTGGGCGCGGTGCCGGATACGTCGCGGATCAGCATAGCGTAAGCGGCGATCGAGCAATCGGAGCAGCGGGGCGCATGGCTGCTGTCGTAGTCGTCCAATCAGGTCCGTTCCGCTAAAGCCCCGGGTGGCCTGGTTGAGCAGCGCATCGTGGTCAATACCACGCAGGCGACAGAGCGCGATCAAGAGGGCAAACAGCCACGGACGGGCCAGCAGCTTGAGCACCATGAAGCGCGCGACGCGCTGCATGAACATCAAGCGGGATTGGCGCGGATACCCTGCCTGGCGCTGACGGAGTCGGGCTAAGAGGGATCGATCGCGAACCCGCAGCAAGGCTGCTCCTAACGCCGTCTGCATCTTGATGGGACCGAAGCTGAACATACTGATGTCGCTCTGCGCATGGCCGCGATAGGATGAGGCAT
The genomic region above belongs to Herpetosiphonaceae bacterium and contains:
- a CDS encoding DnaA N-terminal domain-containing protein; its protein translation is MSENDRALADYQARRTYAYEIGERAALQRVISAEAYLFLYKELVRLCKDRTYCWAGVAWMTERLGVSEGTIKRWLRQLVDAGLIERTPRPGGDTALTRVPALVAFDTHQHEPPHGAQPVSSEATPPRVAASAAAPDAPLFFVPAEGITNESRPDSDLIRPTVKRPDRISGVVGGTTSRSGHNDPLRNAEPSPVVQPLATIGVCGPGVLDELSGYAGDEIAAICRYVARQRNSYNPAGLAVFLARSGFGRALLRTRQGPAAQPVPHLAPVAPPTGAADAPGHARDSRLVALWTEAQAQLAQQMTTHEFVTWVQETQLVALDETRAVVGVPTIFAREQVQAVYAQQMADALAGLTGQRVAVEVVIDRGG
- a CDS encoding DegT/DnrJ/EryC1/StrS family aminotransferase, whose translation is MIPRGTPDIGWLDLLAGLGYGLLPDTRSRAQAVVEGRWSPHRDTLACLSVRSGFDLLLHVLALPVGTEVLVSAITIPDMIQLLVHHGLVPIPVDLDPDTLAVDPTKIHQLVSPRTKAILVAHLFGSRMPLDQLIEVAQQHSLLVIEDCAQAYDASSYRGHAQSDISMFSFGPIKMQTALGAALLRVRDRSLLARLRQRQAGYPRQSRLMFMQRVARFMVLKLLARPWLFALLIALCRLRGIDHDALLNQATRGFSGTDLIGRLRQQPCAPLLRLLDRRLRYADPRRIRHRAQVLSSMVRQHPPLKHPGAGARQHTQWVIPVESRDPDRLVHLLQAHGFDATRKASRLVVVPPPQQRPRVTTPHAERMVRQLVYLPVAPAMSHAAIARVRQIILDFEHRYTDAAGTMAAAPPDAAIDRAEQATLPGDARSPRR